The following is a genomic window from Streptomyces chrestomyceticus JCM 4735.
CCGGATAAGCATCGGTTCGGAGCGATCCCTAACCCGCCCTCCAGAAGCGGTAGAACACCACCTGGAGGGGCGTTTCTCCAGCTCAGGGGCCTCTCAGCAGATGTCTGGGGAGCCTGCTCTGCCGCAGGCCCTTCATCGGTTTTCCTCATCTTTCCCTGCCTGTCCCCGGCCTTCTGTCCACGTTCTGTCCACGGACAGCCCCCGACCGCCTCTCCTTCTGGGAACCGGCCCGACGCCAGAAAGCGAACAGGGGTTCCCGCAGGTCAGCGCCGCCCTAACATCTGCTGGTCCAACGCTTCACATTCGCGCTCGCCACGCATAACCACGCCCTCACGCTGACATCACCTGGCAGGGGGCGGAGCGGCCGTCGCCCCCGTCTTGGCCGTCCCCGCCGGCCCCAGGCTCTTCTGGTTCTGGGGCCGAGACGACGAGGGTCAGCTTCGGGGCAGTACTGTCCTCCGTCGCGTTGGCTCGCGGTACGAGGGTGACCGGTGCGTTCGCCGCTGCCTGGTCGAACTGCGGCATGAGCGAGGTGTAGGTGTCGGCGGTGAGGGAGTAGTTGCTGTGGCCGAGGAGAGCTTGGATGGCCTTCATGGACAGGCCGGCCGCGAGGCTCAGCGACGCGGCGCAGTGGCGGAGGTCGTGGAGGCGGATCGGAGGAAGACCGAGCCTTTTGACCAGGCGGTCGAAGGCTTGCGAGACGTTGTCCGGGTTGTGGGGGCTTCCGTCCTCGGTGGTGAACACGCGGCCTGAGTTGACGTAGGGGCCGTACTTCTCGGGTTCGGCCAGGTGCTTTGCCTCCCAGGCTTCGCGCTCGGTCCTCTGCGCCTGGCGTACGGCTCGGAGCAGTGCGCGGGTCACGTCGTCCAAGGTGACGGTGCGGCGTCCGCTGCGGCTCTTGGGGGTGTCTTCCCAGACTTCGCTGTAGGTGCGGCCCTTGACCAGTTGCTCGACGACCTTGATCGTTCCGGCTTCCAGGTCTGTTTCTGTCCAGGGGAGGCCGACGGTTTCGCCGCGTCGTGTCGCTCTGAAGACCGCGAGGTGCCACATGGGGTACATGCGGTGCCCGGTTGCGCCGTCGAGGAACTGTCCGGTCTGTTGTGGAGTCCAGACCATGACGGGGCCGGGGATTTCTCCTGTTTCGCGCCAGCGGGCGACACGTTCGTCCGTCCAGACGAGAGCTTCAGGGCGCTCGTACTTGGGGAGGACGACGCCTTTGGTGAAGTTCTCCGTGATCAGCTTTTCGGCGACTGCGGCGTCGAGTGCGGCAGAGAGGGTGTCTTTGAACTTCTTCTGTGTGCCCGGGCCTGTCTCTCTGCGGGGCTTCTGGCGTGCCTCGCGAAGTGCTGCTTTGGCCTCGTCCCATCGCTGGCGCAGGTGTGGTGGGCGGGGCTTGGGCGCGGACTTCCATGCCCGGTGGGCGTCGTCGCATTCGGCTTTGGCCTGCTGCGCTGCGAGCCTGTTGGCTGCCTTGGATTCGTTGAGGGCCCAGATTTCTTCGAACATCTCCTGGACGTGGCGCTTACGCAGTTGGCGCAGGGGGAGGTGGCCGAGGGCGGGTATGAAGATCCGTTCGACGTAGTCCTCGTAGTCCTTGCGGGTGCTGCGTTTGAGGTCGACGCGCTGGCGCAGCCAGCGGCGCAGGTACTGAGCGACCGTCTCCTTGGAGTCGATGTCGACGCCGCCCTGGGCCTCGTCCCAGAGCTTCTGTGCCGCTTCCTTCGCGTCGGTCTGGGTTCGGAAGCCGCTCTTGCGGGGCCGGCGTCGTTCGCCGCGTGGGCCGTCGGGGAGGTTGAGGTAGTAGGCCCAGGAGCCGTGGTCCCGTTTTTTCAGGTCTGGGCAGGCCGAGCCGATCTCGCGGCGCTTGGGTTTGCCGTCGGGCCTGAGCACCGGTCGGCCGGCGTCGTCGAGTACCGGCTCCGTGCACGAGCATCGCTTGTAGGTGGTTCCGTCGAACACGCAGGCTCCTGTTTGAGCTGGGGTTTCCTTGCGTGTCCTGATCTTTCTGTAGCGGAGTTCGGGCTTCCTTGGGTCTCGTATGCTTCCGGTCAGGTGGCGCGGGGATAAAGGATTTGACCACCTATGACCACATCTGCGATTGGTTCTGTTGCGCCTTCCTCTGAGCGTGGGGACATGTCCGTGGAGGAGGTTCTGGCGCTTCCGCTTGCGATCAGCGTGGCGACGGCTGCGCGTGCTTTCAAGATCGGGGCGGACAAGGCGTACCGGCTGATCGAGGAGGGCCGGTTCCCAGCAAAGCTGATTCCGTTGGGCGATACGACGAAGGTGGCGACGGCGTCCGTCTGGGAGGCGCTTGGGCTGCGTTAGCCGACCTTTTGCTGCGGCCTGTTTGCCGAAGAGCCGCCCACCTCCCGCCTTCTTAGGGTCGCTACGCGGCGATTCGCCCGTGCCTTCCATAGCCCCAGGCAACCAAAAAGCCAGGAGTGAGGGAGGTCACTTTTCGATTTCGTGTTCGATCATCATGTTTGACCTGCGTAAATACACAGCGGCGTCAAGTGAACGGAGAGCCCTCCTATGTCAGCCGAGTACATTGGCCTATTAAGGAGCTAAGGGGCCGCTATGGGCAAGGCGGTCGCACTCCCGATGGATGGAGATTCATGGCACGGCTATCGGGTTACGTGCGTCCTGGAGAGCTGCACCAGCAGGAGGCCCAGGGCTTGCGTGAGGGTGCTTCACGACTGCTCTTGAACGAGCCCGTAGGCGCGGTCGTGCGCCAGCTCGCCGACAAGGGTTACACCAACGCGCGCGGGAACCCCTGGGCTGCCGAGGCATTCGTGCGAGCCATCCTCAACCCGCTCATGGCGGGCCTCGACAAGAACGGCGAGCCCATCGAGGACTTCGGGGAAACGGTCCTCACACCGGACGAGCACCAAAGACTGAACGCACTGTTCGCTAAGCGCCGCGGCGAGCAGACTCCGCCTCGCGAACCGTTCGACTACCTGCTCACCAGCGGCTTGTCCGAGTGTGGTCGGTGTGCCTTCCACATGCAGGGGGCTCGGGTGAACGGCGACGCAGACCCCGGCTACCGGTGCCCGCCCCCCAAGGAGGGCCGCGCTTCGTGTGGTGGCGTCCGCATGAACGCCAACCGTCTGGAGGACGCCGTAGCCGAGCAGGTCCTCGCTGATGTTCTGCGCCCGGGAACCCACGAGCGGCTGCTTGAAGTCCAGGAGGACGTCAGGGCCGAAGCAAGACGTCTGCGCGAGCATGTCGACGGGGCCGAGGAGCGGTTCAAGGAACTGGGCGGCCTGTACGGGCGTGGCCTGTTGGTGCGCTCGGCGTTCCTGGCCGCGCAGAAGGCCACCAAGGAGGATCTGCGGCAGGCCCGGGCCCGGCTTCGGTTCCTGGAGCAGATCGCGGACGTGCCGATCTCCGGCGTTACCGATTTCGTCGCGTGGTGGAGGACCGCTCCGCGGGCCTCTCAGCGAGCTCTCATCGCCTTGGAGGTTTCCAAGGTGCGTGTCATGCCGTCAGGTGGTGGGCGGCACGCCGATCCGCACGAGCGGATCGTTATCGACTGGCGTTCCCCCGCCAACTGATCTTCTTTTCGTGCGCCTCGCCGGCTGGGGCGCACCGCTATGCCTGTCGCCCTGCCCAGCAAGTTGGAGCCTGCTTTGTCGTCCCCTTCCCTCATTCCGCTGTCGTCCACCACGTGGGCGTGGATGCACAACAGCACCGCCTGGGGCTACAGCAACTGCGGGCTCGTCGCCTCTGATGGGCAAGCCCTGCTGGTGGACACCCAGTTCACGTTGGCCGGCATGCGTCTGCTGTTGGACGCAGTCGAGGCGGCCGTGCCCGGAGCGGAGATCACTACTGTGGTGAATTCGCACCAGAACGGGGACCACACGTGGGGCAACCAGCTCCTGCCGGACGCCGAGATCATCACGTCGGCTGCGTCGGCCGAGCATGTGTGCAAGGAGATCAGCCCGGAGCAGATGATGCTGCTCGGCCGGGCGGCTCCGACGTCTGCGGTCACCGCGTACGCCGCTGAGCACATCGGCGGGTTCGACTTCAGCGGGATCACCGTGACTGGTGCGACGCGTACGTTCACCGGCACGCTGGAGCTGGAGGTTGGCGGGGCGGCGGTCGAACTCATCGATCTCGGCCCCGCACACAGTGAGGGTGACGTGGCCGTGCATGTCCCCGAGGATGAAGTGGTCTTTACCGGCGATACGTTGTTCATCGGTGCCCACATGATTGTGTGGTCCGATTCCCTCAGCGCGTGCATCGAGGTTTGCGATCGGCTACTGAGTACGGGCGCCACAACGTTCGTACCGGGTCACGGTGAAATCACCGGCCGGGCAGGCGTGGTCACCTTTCGCGACGGCCTCGCCCGTGTCCACGAAGACGCCACTTCCTACGCTTCGAGTGGCGTCGAGTTGTCCGACGCGGCCCGCCTGATCAAGGGGGCTCACGCCGGCGTTCTCGCGCATCCTGAGCGGCTTTTTACTGCTGTTGCCGCTGCGTATAAGGAAGCGGGCGTAGAAGGTGCCCCTTCCACGACGATGGGGCTCGTTGAGGGAATGGCTCAGCTAGCGAGGGAGTAGTCGGGCGACATGATGAACATCATGCGCTGGCTACGGTCGCTGAGCGGTGCGTAGCAGCGGAAGATCACCTCGAATTCTTCTTCACCGCGGTTCGGTAGGTACATCCAACGCCGGTGGCCGTCTGGGTGGGTGACGCTCGTGAGGTCGTCAGTAAGGAGCCGGGCTGCGACCTTGTCGCGCTTCTTGATGTCGGCTACGACTTCGGCGAGCCTGCGGTTCTCCGGCTGGGACTCATGTACGAGGCGGAGTTGGGACGCCATGGGCTTGGCCCAGGACTCTTCCCAGTCGATCAGCTGCAGCCGGGCTTCGGGGTAGGTCAGGCACCAGGTCATGATGTTGATGCCGTACTTGACCCAGGGCCAATTCTGGACGCACAGGTCGTTGTACTTGAGCATGTCCCACGACGCGTCAGATATGTACGCGGGCCAGGGCTGCCCCTGAATTACTGCGGTTGTCGAGGGGTCGATGACTGCGGCCGGGCGGTAGAGGGGCGGCGGCTCTTGC
Proteins encoded in this region:
- a CDS encoding tyrosine-type recombinase/integrase; this encodes MFDGTTYKRCSCTEPVLDDAGRPVLRPDGKPKRREIGSACPDLKKRDHGSWAYYLNLPDGPRGERRRPRKSGFRTQTDAKEAAQKLWDEAQGGVDIDSKETVAQYLRRWLRQRVDLKRSTRKDYEDYVERIFIPALGHLPLRQLRKRHVQEMFEEIWALNESKAANRLAAQQAKAECDDAHRAWKSAPKPRPPHLRQRWDEAKAALREARQKPRRETGPGTQKKFKDTLSAALDAAVAEKLITENFTKGVVLPKYERPEALVWTDERVARWRETGEIPGPVMVWTPQQTGQFLDGATGHRMYPMWHLAVFRATRRGETVGLPWTETDLEAGTIKVVEQLVKGRTYSEVWEDTPKSRSGRRTVTLDDVTRALLRAVRQAQRTEREAWEAKHLAEPEKYGPYVNSGRVFTTEDGSPHNPDNVSQAFDRLVKRLGLPPIRLHDLRHCAASLSLAAGLSMKAIQALLGHSNYSLTADTYTSLMPQFDQAAANAPVTLVPRANATEDSTAPKLTLVVSAPEPEEPGAGGDGQDGGDGRSAPCQVMSA
- a CDS encoding DNA-binding protein: MSVEEVLALPLAISVATAARAFKIGADKAYRLIEEGRFPAKLIPLGDTTKVATASVWEALGLR
- a CDS encoding recombinase zinc beta ribbon domain-containing protein, with protein sequence MARLSGYVRPGELHQQEAQGLREGASRLLLNEPVGAVVRQLADKGYTNARGNPWAAEAFVRAILNPLMAGLDKNGEPIEDFGETVLTPDEHQRLNALFAKRRGEQTPPREPFDYLLTSGLSECGRCAFHMQGARVNGDADPGYRCPPPKEGRASCGGVRMNANRLEDAVAEQVLADVLRPGTHERLLEVQEDVRAEARRLREHVDGAEERFKELGGLYGRGLLVRSAFLAAQKATKEDLRQARARLRFLEQIADVPISGVTDFVAWWRTAPRASQRALIALEVSKVRVMPSGGGRHADPHERIVIDWRSPAN
- a CDS encoding MBL fold metallo-hydrolase; this encodes MHNSTAWGYSNCGLVASDGQALLVDTQFTLAGMRLLLDAVEAAVPGAEITTVVNSHQNGDHTWGNQLLPDAEIITSAASAEHVCKEISPEQMMLLGRAAPTSAVTAYAAEHIGGFDFSGITVTGATRTFTGTLELEVGGAAVELIDLGPAHSEGDVAVHVPEDEVVFTGDTLFIGAHMIVWSDSLSACIEVCDRLLSTGATTFVPGHGEITGRAGVVTFRDGLARVHEDATSYASSGVELSDAARLIKGAHAGVLAHPERLFTAVAAAYKEAGVEGAPSTTMGLVEGMAQLARE
- a CDS encoding helix-turn-helix domain-containing protein, which codes for MSHFGRVAGEKMIMEALAKERQGGVKFIGVFPILLPSRRGSAPMSNRHRVGDFLREWRAKMDPNLVPGFTAKFGPRNKPGLTQAEMAVLTGVTESWYRRLEAGGIANPKTDWLERIVRILDLNEAKRYTLFVYAKGQEPPPLYRPAAVIDPSTTAVIQGQPWPAYISDASWDMLKYNDLCVQNWPWVKYGINIMTWCLTYPEARLQLIDWEESWAKPMASQLRLVHESQPENRRLAEVVADIKKRDKVAARLLTDDLTSVTHPDGHRRWMYLPNRGEEEFEVIFRCYAPLSDRSQRMMFIMSPDYSLAS